The genomic segment GTAACCGAAGTTTCCACTGATCGCGACAAACACATATTTCAACGTATTGGCAAATGTTTTTCGACCTTCGCGAACTCCACGAATCAAGACGCTGAGATCGTGTTCCAGCAGGACCACCTGTGCTGCTTCGCGTGCGACATCCACCGCACTGGCCACAGAGATGCCGACGTCCGCCGCATGCAGTGCCGAGGCATCGTTGATGCCGTCTCCCATGAAGCCGACGACCTGTCCCGTTCGCTTGAGCGCCAGGATGATCTGTTCTTTCTGGTTCGGCTCGATTTCCGCAAACAAGTCGACGTGATTGACGCGATGGCGCAGTGCGTCATCGTTGAGCGTTCTCAATTCGCTGCCCGTCAACACGTCAGGATGATCGATACCCACTTGTCGACCGACCGCCGCGGCCACAACGCGGTTGTCGCCGGTGATGATTTTCAGAGAGATGCCAAGTCCGCGCAGTTGCCGAAGCGTCTCGGCAATGCCGGTTTTCGGAGGGTCGGCAAAGATCAGGAAGCCGACAAAAGTCATGTCGCGCTCATCAGACTTGGCAATCCGTTCAACCGCCATCGATCGTGACGCCAATCCGAGCACGCGATATCCCTGATTGCTGAGATCCAGGAAATGCCGCCGAAGTGATTCGACGTGCGGTGCGAGATGCTCAACTACCTGGTCCGGCAATGCCACGGACGTGCAGCAGGCCAGAATTTGCTCAAACATGCCCTTGGTGATCATCAAGCGTTGGCCGTTTTCGGAGACGAGCACGCTCAACCGTTTGCGAGCGAAGTCATAGGGAATCTCGTCCACGCACTCGAATCCAGCGGTGTCGAATGTCTGGTGGTCTCGGATGGCGCGGTCGATGGGATTGTTGAATCCGGCCTGGAACACCGAGTTGAAATAAGCGAGTCGCAAAACGCTGTCGCTGGGTTCACCATTCGCATCATGAGCGGCGTGCAGACGGACTTCACCTTCTGTCAGTGTGCCGGTTTTGTCGGAGCAAAGTACGGTCATGCTACCGAAGTTTTCGATGGCGATCAGTTGCTTCACGATCACCTTCTCGCGGGCCATGGTTTTGGCGCCCGTTGCCATGACGACACTGGTGATGGCGGGAAGAAGCTGCGGCGTCATCCCGACCGCCAACGCGAGAGAAAAGAGCAACGCATCGACCAGCGGCTGGTGTGTGGCGATCTTGACCGAGAACACCACGACGACGATGCAGAATGTGACTGTGATCAGCAAGTTTCCGAAATCGCGCAGGCCGCGTTCAAAGCCGCTTTCCGGCGGACGCTGTTGCAACCGGGCCGAGACTTTGCCGAATTCCGTGCCGGCACCGGTCTCGACGATCAGCGCGGTCCCTTTGCCGCTGATCACATGCGTACCAAGGAATACGGAGTTGATGCGATGGCTGAGCGGACAATGCGGATCGAGATCGGCGAGCGATTTTTCGGCGGGAAAGCTTTCTCCGGTCAGTGCCGCTTCGTTGACGTACAGGTCTCGTGATTCCAGCAGACGGCCATCACCGGGTATGACGTTCCCCGCGGAAAGCAGGATGACATCGCCTGGCACCACCGCATTGACGGGTACCTGGCAGGGCTGACCGCCGCGCAGGACAGTTGCCTCGGTTTGAATAACGGCGAGCAATTTCTCGACGGCATTTGCGGCACTCCACTCCTGAAAGAAGCTGAGCAGGGTGCTGGCGACGAGAATCACCAGAATGATGGTGGCATTTGTGTGATCCTGCAGCACATACGACAGCACGGCCGAGCCGAACAGCAAGAGAATAATTGGGCTTTTGAACTGGGCCGCCAAAATGGACCAGGGAGATGTTGGCTGACGCTTGAGATCTTTCCCTCGCATCTCGATGCGCTTCTGTTCCGCCGCGACAGTCGACAGGCCATTGGAGGACGAATTCAAATGCTGAAGAAGTTCGTCGGCGGGTGGTGACCAGAATGCCATTGCCGATTCATCGGTCATTTTCGTGCCATGAAAGATGAGTCAAAGTGAACTTTACATCGGCGTGCTGTTCGCGGGGAAACGATACCGGGCTAGGATCACCGTGACGTTGTCCTTTCCGCCCGCCTGCAGGGCTGCGTTGACGAGTGTTCGGCAAATCTTATCTGACGTGCCAGGCTGACGCAGCACTTCGGCCAAGGCCGCCTCCGAAATCATTTCGGTCAGCCCGTCAGTGCAAAGCAACACCTGGTCGCCATCGGCCAATTGAAAGCGACCGAATTCCACGGGAACTTTTCCTTTGCCTGTCGACAGAACACCGGTCAGCGCATGTCGCATGCGGTGCTGTGCCGCGTCTTCGACGGAAATGATTCCGGCATCCACCATCGCTTGGGCCACCGTTTGATCGTGAGTCAAGCGTCGAAGTTGTCCCTCACGCATCAAATAGGCGCGCGAGTCGCCAACATGCGCCACGAGAAGCTCGGCACCCACGCTGCAGGCGAGTGTGAGCGTCGTTCCCATTCCGGTCAGGCTCGCATGCTCTTTGGCGTCGTTTGTCAGGACTTCTTGAATGGCCTGAACGCGCTGCTCGGTACGTCGGAAGATTTGATCGGCCCATTGATCGTCAAGTCGCATAATCCAGTCGGGGGTTTGCAGCACCAAATCCAGCAGCACGCGAACCGCGGTACGACTCGCAACTTCACCGGCGGCATGTCCGCCCATACCATCCGCCACGACCATGCCGTATCCCGTTTCGTGACTCGTATCGGGATACTCTCCGAGTGGCAGGTTTGTCATGAGCGTCTGCATGGCGCGATCAAAGCGTGCGACGAAGAACGTATCTTCGTTGTTGGGTCTCGTTTTGCCCGGATCAGAAAGGCCACCGAGATCCACCTCAACCAGTGACGAGATCGTCGAGGTGGCTTTCTGGTTTGAAGTGGATGCTGGAAAGACCTCGGTGTCTGTCAAGCT from the Schlesneria paludicola DSM 18645 genome contains:
- the mgtA gene encoding magnesium-translocating P-type ATPase; amino-acid sequence: MTDESAMAFWSPPADELLQHLNSSSNGLSTVAAEQKRIEMRGKDLKRQPTSPWSILAAQFKSPIILLLFGSAVLSYVLQDHTNATIILVILVASTLLSFFQEWSAANAVEKLLAVIQTEATVLRGGQPCQVPVNAVVPGDVILLSAGNVIPGDGRLLESRDLYVNEAALTGESFPAEKSLADLDPHCPLSHRINSVFLGTHVISGKGTALIVETGAGTEFGKVSARLQQRPPESGFERGLRDFGNLLITVTFCIVVVVFSVKIATHQPLVDALLFSLALAVGMTPQLLPAITSVVMATGAKTMAREKVIVKQLIAIENFGSMTVLCSDKTGTLTEGEVRLHAAHDANGEPSDSVLRLAYFNSVFQAGFNNPIDRAIRDHQTFDTAGFECVDEIPYDFARKRLSVLVSENGQRLMITKGMFEQILACCTSVALPDQVVEHLAPHVESLRRHFLDLSNQGYRVLGLASRSMAVERIAKSDERDMTFVGFLIFADPPKTGIAETLRQLRGLGISLKIITGDNRVVAAAVGRQVGIDHPDVLTGSELRTLNDDALRHRVNHVDLFAEIEPNQKEQIILALKRTGQVVGFMGDGINDASALHAADVGISVASAVDVAREAAQVVLLEHDLSVLIRGVREGRKTFANTLKYVFVAISGNFGYMFSLAVASLFLPFEPLLPGQILLINLLADIPAMALATDSVDPELIDRPRRWDVSTVTRFMLTFGLTSSTFDFLTFGAVLYLFHADETLFHTLWFIESLLTGLLILLIVRTQRPFFRSQTSVWLALATGGAAIVAVSLPYLPLHQELGFTPPTWTMILTVFAISGLYALGMETAKGFFYRGPRTAR
- a CDS encoding PP2C family protein-serine/threonine phosphatase — translated: MDNVSLTDTEVFPASTSNQKATSTISSLVEVDLGGLSDPGKTRPNNEDTFFVARFDRAMQTLMTNLPLGEYPDTSHETGYGMVVADGMGGHAAGEVASRTAVRVLLDLVLQTPDWIMRLDDQWADQIFRRTEQRVQAIQEVLTNDAKEHASLTGMGTTLTLACSVGAELLVAHVGDSRAYLMREGQLRRLTHDQTVAQAMVDAGIISVEDAAQHRMRHALTGVLSTGKGKVPVEFGRFQLADGDQVLLCTDGLTEMISEAALAEVLRQPGTSDKICRTLVNAALQAGGKDNVTVILARYRFPANSTPM